The DNA segment CGTATCCGGCAATATGGGCGCCAAGGCTGTGGCCCACTAGATGGACGTCCTCGTATTTCAGCGACCGGAGATTTTTAAGGACGTTGAGCAGTTGTGCGATTAGGGCACCAACAACGCGCGTGTTGGCAGCGGCTTGGTTGTAGTCGGTCTGGTCCGCTCCGCTCTCCCAGTCCACCGACACGACATTCACGTCCTCCTGTAGAACAAAACTAGTAGAATTTGGTATAATATGTAGATAGTTTACTCGAAATAACATgttgatatttcatttaaggCCGAGTTGTTTGATTTATTAACAGAAAGCatttatatcactgttttcttTTTCGATCATACATGAATGCTATTGTGCTTACATGTTATTGCATAAATTTGATTCTCAGTAAAAATGCACCCATGGGCATgcgttttcatttgtttatatgataCTTTACCTGTTTTAGAAGAGCGTTCTTCATGTCCATGACCCAGGTTTCACGGCCGTCGTCCCGGTAACCGTGGATGATGAAGACGGACTTCCGGTAGGGAGACAGGAAGGAGGCTAGCACAAGAGCGGGGTCAGCGGAGATCACCTGCGGGACGTCACGGTTATGGCGAGTGTAGAGTAAAAACACCGCCTGGAAGTGGAAAGTGTAAAGTTgcgattatatatatatatatatatatatatatatatatatatatatatatatatatatatatatataaatattatttcttacAAACATACATCCGTATACTAGCATAAgcttcaaattaaaaaaaatactgtcgAGATATAGCTATTGCCATGATGTTCACTTTGAGGGGCCAGGATTAACCCGTTGAACGAACACTTGCCTTTTCGCTTCATTATTAAAAGCTAATATGTGAACAAAAAACAAGGACTTACGCGGATGTCATCGGGGGATTGGGGAAGGTGACCGGCCGCGTTGTTAAAGGGAGCCTCGTTTGAGAAGCAGCCAATCCCCTTAAAGCACATCTCGTCGCTGGTCATGTTCAGCACCGCCGCCACCGCTATCACGGCAGTGCGCAGGTTCGACATTATACTCATAGTGTCGGCTTTGTCATTCAAGACTCGTTCTCTTCTGCATTGAAGTCTGTACAAAAGATGTTCGCTTAGTATCAATGACGCCGGAATAAATCCAATTGCTCAAAATTAATACCTCTATTTCACAACAGCACAAATAAATATTCgcacaaaataatatatttctgtatatGTGACAGATATGGTGATAATTGCTCTTTACGACAAATATTAACTGATGGTCAACAAATATGACCTGgataacacatgtatatatttgtcaaGAGACAAACAAGCATTGAGggttattttcattcattctaATACTTCGAAATTCATTCAATCTTATAAATGAGAAACTGAACGCGAACGAACGTTTTCGAAAGATGTAAACACGTTCACTACCGATATGTTATTGTTACATTTATACACTTCAAAACCgttctttatttgaaaaaaaatgagtatcCGTTTTCACATATTCTTGAAACTACCGGTAAACGTTAAATAGGTGCCGCTGTATGATAATTACGTAATCGTTAAACAcgcaatattcatttaattaattaacaaatcCTCATGTAGTTTTCAACAATCAACAAATCACAGCAAGTTGCACACCTATGTACGCTGTCCCGGGGCGATATACGTTAACGGAAGTTACGTGAAAGCGATATACGTACATGTACACGGGAGTTATACCTTTTCTTGATGTCTTAGTTTTGACAACTTCATTAAAGCTGTTAATGGTtacattttcacataaaaacaacccttgaaaacatacatgtttgtctcaaagttaaaggcctagttaaagcctccccccccccccaaaaaaaaacaacaaaaaaacaacaacaacaaaacaacaacaacaaaaaaaaccccaacaaaaaacaaataaacacaaacaaacaaaacaacaacaaacaaacaaacaacaacagcaaaaaacgtgtattgtacacaacgTCTGTGAATTGATCTTTatctaattgtcttatcagatctccgatctgagtatcctgcagtgcagttttgattttattatagaaatggaccctaaatggccctgaaccaataaacaaataaacagaaattggcccctactgtgacatcagtgcaattaacAGGAGATGcccagcaggggattgtcatgccaaacattccttaaactaggcctttaaactcatcatcatcatcatcatcatcaccatcatcatcaccatcatcatcatcatcatcatcatcatcatcatcatcatcatcatcatcatcatcatcatcatcatcatcatcatcatcatcactatcatcatcatcatcatcatcatcatcatcatcatcatcatcatcatcatcaccaccatcatcatcatcatcatcatcatcatcatcatcatcatcatcactatcaccaccaccaccaccaccacggCCACCgtcaccaccacaaccatcatcatcatcatcgttatcgttgtcgtcgtcatcttcaataacattatcatcattgtcatcatcatccacCACCACATATAAGAACAACAACAGTTcaaattaacataatttgacatgTAGAAAATATTGACAGCTGATATTAACTATTCCCATTCGTCAAGCCACTTTCAGTTTAATCtgtaattaaatgcatttaaagtaGCTGTCAAATAAGCTGTAAAcgtttcatttattcagtttttaCGAGCAGAGAAGTACAAAATGCGCTTCTGACTCATTGGTCTTATTCATGCGTGTTGCGCCTGCACATATGtagaaatgcattttctgatagcaattttaaatcatatgccttctcatttttttcaacttttctgCTACGCTGTATTATATTCCCCGgccaataagaaaaaaatatttcctttaataaatgttactaTCCACTTTTGTCGTTGATCATTAACCTTAATGCATAGTATagtattaattaaaatgattataacaaAGTTTATTCGTATTCATAAGACAATTCATCCCCCTAAAGAAGAGTGATCCCTCATCCCCTGTGGTGCCTAACGGTCTGTGGTCCACTGAGTCAAGCATTAATACTGCGTCATTATTATAACTAGGCTATTGCAAATGAAATGCTTATATCTATTACTTTAACTGTAACAGAATTGATCTTTGCTAGCCACATTTACTTAAAGATTACCGGGTAACTTTTCTGTGACCTTATCGTTAACCGGACATGTGGGTGAAAAGACCTCTGATTAATCTTATTACGAGGCTTAATACCACTGGATATTTGATCGTgcataattattcaattataagTTCATTTGTTTACAGCAAGTAGTTCGTTGTTTGCAAATTAAGACATTTTGatgtaaagaaaagaaaagttgCACTCAAATTTATCATGCCATTGAGAATCAGACAAATTTATTAACTATCTggatacaaaatatatcaacgattcaaaactttatttatatacgTTGACAATGCCGTTATGTACACGTCGGTCACAGGCGTCAGTGACGTCTTACGGGTCAATGGACCCGACATCTACCGGAAACTCTAAGTGCACGATCCGGATAACCAGCTTTCGGGAGCTGCCCTCCTACCCAACACCTAACCAGCGGAAGGAGATATTCAGCACGGCGTCTTCGTCATCGTTCCAGACGAGTTATATCCTCCCGAACGAGGCAAGCACATTGACGGATTCTCACAATACGGACATCAGCGACGTGTCCCGTCAGTTCTGGCAGATCCGAGATTTAGAGCGCGGACGCTTCAACGTTGATGGGAGCtcggaggaggaggaggaggaggcgGCAGAGAGCGAAACAGTATCAAACCTGTCCTACTCTACCATTCATGAGACCCCGCGGATCGCTCGGGACAGGAAAGAGGCTTTCCGGTTTAACATCGAAGGCACTGGTgccatacaatgtatttttgttctGCAGACTGGTCAGTGCTGGATCACACGCCATAACGACAAAATGTTGTATCTATATCACAGAAACGGGCATAAAAAAGAAGCGCGCTCCATCAGTTCAAAGCTCACACTGATTGCCCGGCGAGAGGACAAGACTATACTAGCTGTGCCCCATCTAGCACAGGCTGTATACAAGATGTCGCCCACCGGGTCTCTGGCCCAGTTTCTATCCTTCGACCTGCAGGTGGGCGGAGTGTGCTGCACTAGCAGGAGCGAAACTCTGGTCACGACAACCCCCATACAGAGATCACAGAAGAAAGGACCGAGACCCCGGAAGGTACCGTCAGTTATTCGATTTAGTCAGACCGGGGAAGTTATATGGTGTATTAAGAACAAAGGCGTCGATCCATTTGTAAGACCTTCAAAAGTTGCAGTGAACAAAAACGGTGACATCTGTGTTTTGGACCACGAACCCTCACGTGAGCACGTGGTCTTCCTGAGCCCTGACGGCGAGGAGAAGCGGCGTTACTATGGCGTCCAACATCCCGACCTCGTGCATCCCTTCGCACCGCGAGACGTCTGCTGTGACCGGAAAGGACACGTGTACGTGGCGGATTTACACAATAGTGTCGTGCACGTGTTGGATAAGACTGGAAGATTTAGCCATTTCTTGTTTAAGAAACATGACGGTAATCCATATCCGGTCGCTATCGCCTGCGAAACTGACGGATTCGTGTGGGTTGGGCTGTCTTCCGGTGCAATACGAATATACGATACAAACAAAACTTGACTAGACTAActtgatattaaaatgtttcgtgtgtttttttaattgtagtCTTTCTTGTAAGTTTACCTTGTTCAACCTAAGGAACCAGCGTTATAACACGAATGTCTGACCTAGTGTTTCTCGATTATCcaacaacaaaatatcactaaaacatagttttattgataaacattacatgtattcaacataatataaatcggaaaatataaaaatgatgatgGTATTGTACTAATACTTGATCCAGAGGACGTTGTCCGGCCAGGACGTGTAATGCTGGGGCTCAAGGCGCGTGTTGCGGTGCGCGTTCACGTGTGGGAACAGCCCGTGCTGCGTCATAAACCGTATCACATCCTTACCAGTGTCAAATTCCCGATGGTGAATCCACTCTAGCAGCACAAAGCGCACGTGCACGCTCCTGAAAAACTGCTCCCCACCCTGGAGAGCTTTCAGTTCGTATGTTTCCACGTCCATCTTAATGAACACAGGTTTTCCCGCAAAGTAAGGTATGAGATCATCGAGTGTGATGGCGACGGCCCGGTGGTCGTCGTCCACTTCCGTAATGTCATCGGCCGGGTCCACGAACGAGCCACCGATATTCCCGATAATGTCATACAACGTGACGTTCTCACGAACGTTAGAAATAGCATTCCACAGTAGCGTCACGTAACGCGTTAAGCCTCCCATATTCAGCGACTTGGTCAGAAGTCGCAAGTTCATCTTGTTGGGATCTAATGCAACCACCCTGTGTTTCAGTTTAGCTGAGAAGATAGTATACACGCCGATATTGCACCCCAGGTCCAGCACGTGGAGTTCTGGTTCCCGGGAGAGAATACTGCCCACGATGTACAGGTAATTTCCCTCCCATGTCCCCTCCGTGGACAGCTTCCCGGAGATGATCTCGTCATCCGCGGGGTCGTGGGTACAGATGGGAGAGCTCAGGTGGTGGGTCTTCAGCAGCAAGCATGGcttttctttaattgtatttctcTTTTCGAGGGTCTCTTCCATGGCattgaaaacatgtacaaatttgTGATCGACTCCTctcttcaaatttaaattattactaTAGGCACTTGGCACAAGTTTGACTTCTTGTTTTCTTAATAGTTTTGAGTAAGACGATTTTTCCCCTAGATTACTATTGACAGCAGGTTCGGTCAACGGCAGGACCTTGCTCttcatttttttgcttttaaccCAGGAATTCGGGGAACTTCCATTGTCATCATATTCCGTGACGTTGTCCGCGTCGTCATAGAAGTCGTATGTGAATTGTCCCGCCGTTCCAGGCCTGTCCTGTGCGAACTCCTGCATCACCTTAGCCGGGATGGAATTGATGTGCGTGCGAATCACCTTAGCAGCGTCACGTGGGTCCAGAGAGCCCATGCTGTTGACGGAGGCATTACCGCTGTTGTCCATCTTTACAATGATGACGTAGGCGACAATGAAGAACGCGAGGAAACCGGGAACAAACGCGTTGCCCCTGTGGTGGCGAAGGAACGCGCGTAAGGTCACCATGGCGACGTCATTTCCTCCCGTCAGCGAGGGCGCCCTGAACGGGGCCCGGAGAAGATGCCTGAAacataaatgtacatacttGTATTCTCTAATCAAGACACGGACACTGATAAGAAGCAGTGTTCAAACACAActaaatgtatattataaaatacaatttaattataggtttataatgtatgtatatataaacatattgttatcaAGACTACAAAGAAACTTACTTATAGTACCAGATAATGAAAAATTATCGCCAGTAGGCCATATAGTAATCCAGCATATCAACACATGCGAACATAACTAACAGTATATCCGAAGGCCAACATAGCGGCAACTGTCATTGCTTCACAATGAAATATTCTGCTTTAAAACATTAGCGAACTGTCGTTGACGGTCCCTGTCAACATACATCACATTGTCAAAAGAGCGTGACGTGTAGCTTACATAGCGTAATTCGCTAACTTCAAGCAAGTTGTTTCAGTGAGTTCAGTCATGTGTAAGCATCATTTAAAGATCTTCCTGATGCAGTATAAATAGTTTGATTTCAATACATGTGTattgatgaaatttatttttcacttcCATCACTTGGGTTTCCCTGTGAAGAATACTGTGGAACTGTAGACTTAAATATGTACATGCAGGACCTCAGTAGTTGAACTCGGAGTGGTGATAAAAAGGAAACTCGCTTTGTtagtgattttatttcaactaataTTAAAAGCGAGATAGCAACCATGACACATTCCTAATGGACAATCATACATCCCGAAAATAAAAATAGTGCCCGGAGTGAGCGCCAATGCTTGAACAATAGCGCCCCGGGGTGAGCGCCAACGCTTGAACGATAGCGCCCGGAGTGAGCGCCAACGCTTGAACGATAGCGCCCGGAGTGAGCGCCAACGCTTGAACAATAGCGCCCCGGAGTGAGCACCAACGCTTGAACAATAGCGCTCCGGAGTGAGCGCCAACGCGTGAACAATAGCGCCCCGGAGTGAGCGCCAACGCTTGAACGATAGCGCCCGGAATAAGCGCCAATGCTTGAACAAAAGCGCCCCGGAGTGAGCACCATCGCTTGAACAATAGCGCCCCGGAGTGAGGGCAAACGCTTGAATAATCGCGTCGCGGAGTGATCACAAACGCTTGAACAATAGCGTTCCTGAGTGAGCGCAAACGCTCGAACACTAGCGCCCGGGAGTGAGCGCAAACGCTTGAACAATAGCGCTCCGGAGTGAACGCCTACGACAACGCTTGAACAATAGCCCCCCAAAGTGAGCGACAATAGTTCATCAATAGCGCCCAAGAGTGAGCGCCAACGcctgaatgttgtttttttttgtcgaaAAATCAGCACAACTCGTCACTTatcaaagccagagttatgggccttgctgtacatatGCATAGTGTCACATCGGCAACAAATTTACCAATCCTCATTCACTCTTAAACGATTTTGAATAATCGCCAAGTTTAAAGTTTCTGCATCACGGCGATTAATACGACTACACCTAGCCAGGCTTTGCCAATACCTCGACCTTATTTTCTCTGAAAAATAGACAAGCATTTAAAAGAGATTATATTTCTACCCACAGGTGTAGGGCTTTTAATAACTATTGCTATAGTAACAATATCTATTACACTGTTGTGCATGTTCTTTTAGAGAAAAAGTAAAAGtgcataaacaattaataatgatgaataaatgacaGACATGACTAGAATATTGCACAAGATCAACTCCAGCGATTTACACTGGACATTAAAAACACATCTATGAAAAGGAAAACCTAATATCAGATATAAAAGTACAAATAagacatcaatgcatattatacCAATATCATAAACAAACGGTAGATTCTTAAACAAGGACAAGGTAAACATGGACAAACCAGTCAACTATATATGACACCAGACATCTCATACACCAGCATCTATTGTTACAATAAACATTAGTTTtctcaaaacatatatttggtTAATGGCACAGACTATGGATAGACTTATCAGCAGAGGCACAAAGTACATCACCATACAAAAAGCTAGCATATACTGTGACAGAGATATATACACTGTAGGAACGAATAGGtctatattaatacatttaagtactaaaattaatgaactAGTAAATATGGAGATTCTAACCTCTACCTTCCATTACATGGTAACATTTGAGTTCAAAACtgtcataaaatattgaaacatgtaagacaagagtgcagcttaaaataCTGTATGTCAACAACCACTATCATATAATGCCCTGATATAATCAAAGCAATAAGTTCATGGTTGGATCTGAGACATGCTTTTGTGACTGGATTTCAAGACTAGATAAATACATTGTGTAATCACTCCAAAATCTTCATCTGTTTAAACTGTCATGAGCCTCCTCATTGTGGAGGCCATACACATGTTCACACTTCAAGTTGACAAGTATTGAGATGTAACTGTAGATGTCAACATTTTGATGAATGATGTTTTCTCGATTCCCTTCCATCACTGAAACAGACGAGTCAAGataacaataaaagtaaaatctcatacatgaaacaaaatttaCTGAATACAATCCCAAGAATGCACCAAACTAAGTCATCTTTATTCCATTTACAATCTGTATCATTAAATAAGCTTATTgttgtacattgtatatttgttaacatggcaaacatatttttctctttACAGGCAGAGTGTAGGTACAAAAAGTTCAGTTTATTACACAccgtttgtggtgtttgttgCGTTTGAGTGTAGCTGCAGACTCTGAAGAGATCATGGGGCTGAGTTTGGCCTTGATCGAGTGGTAGTTACGCTCCAGTTCTCGCTGGTACTCCTTCTGGTCCGTCGAGATCAGAGTCTTGTTCCGGTGTAATGCATCGTAACACCtgcaaataaaatgtgaattaaattgaaaagaaacctttaaataaatcaaaatgatcgcctaaaatcaattgtttgttattaaacTTTGTTTCTAGGTGATATCaaactaaaagaaaaagctATCAGTCCACCATATAATTAATACCCtaatacatgtaaaacactCCTTACTTCTTGAGAAAGTCTTTGAAGCAGAGTCTGAGCTTGTTGTGGTGTTTCATGCCGAGCTGTTTACCCGCAGCCACATCCTTCAGGAACACATTGGCCACCTCCACTGGACCCTTTACAGTAATAGTTTacatttgtttagtttttattgaatgtttggAATATCCTTTATCTACTGCATAATATATACAGAAAAAcctatttttcacatttattttattctctaaaataaactagagctatcactgaaggtgattaatacgcacaaacgccgcctctcattatgattaatcattgtatgaagttttatgctattccatctaatagttttcaagttactgtccggacaaaagtttgacaaaaaaaaaacacagaaaaaggcaataactctgtaatttgccaAATAAGTGtagtgattcatgtacactgaactccttttCATTGTGCTGTGCAAATGTATAacgttttattacattccatccaatagttttcaagttatgctccagacaagaaaaaagtaaaaaagggcaataactctgtaattagctgaaatagaattgcagttcctgtacactacacttcctctcattatgatctatcactgtatgaagttttattaaattccatccaatagttttcaagttatgctccagacaagaaaaagtaacaaagggcactaaCTCTGTAATCGGCTGAAATtgaattgtggttcctgtacactgcactccctctcattatgatctatcactgtgtgaagttttattaaattccatccaatagttttcaagttatgctccggacaagaaaaaagtaacaaagagcagtaactctgtaataagctgaaatagagttatggttcttgtgcactgcacttcctctcattgtgctttaccattgtattaagttttaataaattccatccagtagtttgcaagtaaatgtctgaaaaaaaattgacagcaaaaaaacaaataaagggcaataactcagtaataagctgaagtagagttatggttcttgaacactgcacttcctctcattgtgctttactattgtatgaagtttcaatgaatttcatccagtacttttcaagttatactccggacaaaaaaaacaaacaaagagcaataactcagtaataagcaagaatagagttatggttattgtacactgcacttcctctcattatgctctatcattgtatgcagtttaatccaattccatccagtagtttttgagttatgctccggacaaggaaattgcaacggaccaactgacagaccgaccgaccgaccacagggtgactccaatatacccccttcaaacttcgtttgtcgggggtataaagAATGTCATGTATAATGACGTATTGGACGAGTTAAGAGGGAAATGTATTTTTGGAAATTTAAGAGGCAATGCTAAACAGAAGAAAACTTTTCTTACTGCTAATCCCTTCATAGGAAGTATATAAAAGTCTCAAAAGAAGGAAAGAAACTGCAGTGATTATTACCTGGTTGACGGTGGTGCCGAGACATCCCTGCATGACCATCTGAAGCATCTTGGTGTCCAGCGGTTCCTGGCGCAGGGCCAAGTCAAGCTCACGAGTCTTCTTCATGATGTCCTCTATTGCAACTTCGATAGGAGACAAGATCACCTGAGGATTATTATGGGAATGGGTTATACACAGTAAGAGTTGTCAATCAGTTAAGCATTGAGATACAGTTTCACCAGGAACTAATGTGAATACTGGAACTAATGTGAATACTGATGTCAATCTTTCCTCAATTCAAACAGCTATCAATCATAATCTATACACTACTCTACCACCTATTGTTTGATATTAGGGTTACAAAGTGAAACTCTTAAAAAttcattgatttaataaaagaatTCCAGCCAAATAAGATGAGTTCATGacaatgatttaaaactgcactcttactcccaaataagatgagTTCATGacaatgatttaaaactgcactcttactcccaaataagatgagTTCATGacaatgatttaaaactgcactcttactcccgaaTAAGATGAGTTCATGacaatgatttaaaactgcactcttactcccaaataagacgaGTTCAtgacaatgatttaaaaatgcactcttacacCCAAATAAGATGAGTTCAtgacaatgatttaaaaatgcactcttactcccaaataagatgagTTCAtgacaatgatttaaaaatgcactcttactcccaaataagatgagTTCAtgacaatgatttaaaaatgcactcttactcccaaataagatgagTTCAtgacaatgatttaaaaatgcactcttactcccaaataagatgttaCACAATTTATACATCTTTTTCAATTTACCTAATAGAaagaataaatatcgaaaacaatggttcttaagGACActggtttaatttgaaagaaaggtgcagaaaacaaggGAATTTTACATTACGAGACAATAGTTCATCACTGTCATTCTTTTAAGAACatccaatcatttgatatttgtgcGTTTGCAGCTATTAAACACAGGGTTataatcatgttatcagtaacacatattttccataaacgcattatttactaagtagttaaaggtttatcactcaaactttatgtttgttatacctgtacaagtgtatgtattgatttttaatatgagTATAACTTTAAATGATGTACTACATCCATTGAGCATCTCAACATGGCGGCTGTATACCTGTTCTCTGTTAATGACTGAGAGGCGTGTCTTCACATAAGGGAAGAAGTGTATGGTAGTGAGGATGGTTTTCCGCTTGTATTGCTCATGCAGCTCACCGTGGGCCCGCCCGTCCAGTGTGAATGGGGTCGCGTACATGAACCGCTCTACAGGGGGAACCACAGACATGATTGTTGCAtgattaaacacaaacatttggTAAACATACTATTAAATTGAATCAATCTAAATTGATTACACAATGGACAAATAATCAAACCTTAGCCACACTTGCACAGACAGATCTTTTTCAGAAAAATCTCACAAAAGCTATTATTAAGTATGAAGAACTTGGGATATATCAGGGCTACTAGGATACTTAATATTGGGTTAACTTACtgatgttgacatttttctCGAAGTATGTGAACCTGTCCCTCAGCTCATAGGAGTCAAAGTACGGCTCCACATAAGTGATCTGGATGTATGCCTGTAATGTATAACAGGAGTGGATTTAACACACTTGACGAAAAACtcaacatataatatatattgtattacagtatgacaatttaataaataaacattctacCTATTATTATTGCCTGATTTAGTTCAAAAGATTTCTTATGAATGATTTATATCTTCTACTGGAAGACAAATACTTGtaatttctatttaaacataatattttgtccaCCAAGCAGGTAGCAAAACAAAGTGAAGCAGCCATCTTGTATCTGACCTTGGCAGGGTCTAGTTTTTCCCTCTCCACAGTGTTGGAGTCCTTGATCATCCCAATGTTTTCCGGACCAAACCGGTCACTATAGAAACTCTGGAATGGGAATGACAAGATTACCACGATATATTCAACATTACCACGATATATTCTAAcagagaaaacaaaaaaatggtgACCCATTATAACAAGCatgaattaaatgacattttcattgtaataaacttgtatttcttgaaatgtttgttttacttgtaaggTTGATATTTTATAACTTCAAGGCAATTAATTTACGAATAAGACATACAATGTAATGTGACAGATTAACAGAGAAGTCTATGTATGGCCTCAATAtctcaaatttattttaagtccCTCATAACAAAATCTATTCAAGAAccctatttttgttttattaagatttttttatatagatataaattCATGATGCACTATGCTTGAGATTATAGATGTAagtttaagttatttaattgGCTAAATGAGATGTGATACTCAAACTTAAGCTTAAGATATTTTGATACACTATTACATTCTGGCTCACCTCGAGTCTGTGTGAGATCTCGGGCAGCTTGGTGATGGAAGGCTCTTTGTACACAAACTCTTCCCCATCCAGGTCCCCAAACTTGTGCCCGTAGAAACCCACACGGAAATATGTCCCAAACATTCGCTTGCCCGCCTGAGGGAGTCAGGGCAGAGAACAAGTAGTAAAGTCATGGTTTACAAGCAGAAATCCTCAAAAAGTGTACTCTATCGGTAAACATGTTTATAGTAGAgccaagaaaaataaattaaatttcatttaaccAATATTCAAAGAATATGAAGGTTTCTTTCAACAGATGATAAActaaacagtaaaacatatactaCTGGCGCAGACATAAGAATAAAAATCTTACttattagttttataaacaaaatggttgTACCAACAACTTTTTCCacataacatgtacatgtatactgaaATACAACTCTAACCCTCCATTCCCAACAATGCCCCACCTGTTTTATGACCTGGCCGAATGCCTCCTGCAGTTTGCCATGGAGCTGTGAGAGCTTCTTGAAGTCCCGATTATGCTCGTGGATCG comes from the Mya arenaria isolate MELC-2E11 chromosome 13, ASM2691426v1 genome and includes:
- the LOC128213133 gene encoding uncharacterized protein LOC128213133, whose translation is MPLCTRRSQASVTSYGSMDPTSTGNSKCTIRITSFRELPSYPTPNQRKEIFSTASSSSFQTSYILPNEASTLTDSHNTDISDVSRQFWQIRDLERGRFNVDGSSEEEEEEAAESETVSNLSYSTIHETPRIARDRKEAFRFNIEGTGAIQCIFVLQTGQCWITRHNDKMLYLYHRNGHKKEARSISSKLTLIARREDKTILAVPHLAQAVYKMSPTGSLAQFLSFDLQVGGVCCTSRSETLVTTTPIQRSQKKGPRPRKVPSVIRFSQTGEVIWCIKNKGVDPFVRPSKVAVNKNGDICVLDHEPSREHVVFLSPDGEEKRRYYGVQHPDLVHPFAPRDVCCDRKGHVYVADLHNSVVHVLDKTGRFSHFLFKKHDGNPYPVAIACETDGFVWVGLSSGAIRIYDTNKT
- the LOC128213132 gene encoding uncharacterized protein LOC128213132; its protein translation is MVTLRAFLRHHRGNAFVPGFLAFFIVAYVIIVKMDNSGNASVNSMGSLDPRDAAKVIRTHINSIPAKVMQEFAQDRPGTAGQFTYDFYDDADNVTEYDDNGSSPNSWVKSKKMKSKVLPLTEPAVNSNLGEKSSYSKLLRKQEVKLVPSAYSNNLNLKRGVDHKFVHVFNAMEETLEKRNTIKEKPCLLLKTHHLSSPICTHDPADDEIISGKLSTEGTWEGNYLYIVGSILSREPELHVLDLGCNIGVYTIFSAKLKHRVVALDPNKMNLRLLTKSLNMGGLTRYVTLLWNAISNVRENVTLYDIIGNIGGSFVDPADDITEVDDDHRAVAITLDDLIPYFAGKPVFIKMDVETYELKALQGGEQFFRSVHVRFVLLEWIHHREFDTGKDVIRFMTQHGLFPHVNAHRNTRLEPQHYTSWPDNVLWIKY
- the LOC128214517 gene encoding inactive pancreatic lipase-related protein 1-like, with the translated sequence MSIMSNLRTAVIAVAAVLNMTSDEMCFKGIGCFSNEAPFNNAAGHLPQSPDDIRAVFLLYTRHNRDVPQVISADPALVLASFLSPYRKSVFIIHGYRDDGRETWVMDMKNALLKQEDVNVVSVDWESGADQTDYNQAAANTRVVGALIAQLLNVLKNLRSLKYEDVHLVGHSLGAHIAGYAGERVKSVGRITGLDPAGLSFERQPFEVRLDPTDALFVDVIHTDAQPITTLGLGAKKPMGHADFYPNGGKDQPGCTSSPRKHIFKLITGKFKSFQKGVACDHARARDYFIESITSTCRFTASLCQSYNAFVRGECPCRTTPCASMGFHARANITQGVYFLDTTDNSPFCLRRN